Genomic segment of Panicum virgatum strain AP13 chromosome 2K, P.virgatum_v5, whole genome shotgun sequence:
TAGAAAACATACAAAACTTGTCATGATTGCAGGGCTTGTGTCCAGAAGAAAAAAGTACCTCAAACATCTGAGCAAGCTCTCCGCAGCTGAAGCTTCTTGCATGGCTTCAACAGCAGCCATTTGTGCTGATTCCCTGTACCTCAGAAGCTCCTATCACATAGGACATGGTACGccaatttaaaattaaaacGCCCAGCAATGCTTGATCTTTCAAACTATTGTGCAAGCAAAAGCTTAAATACCAAACCAATTGTGTCAATGAACTTTTGCCATACCTTTCCTAGTTTGGCAAGAGATGGAGGGAGTGAAGTCCACGAAGTGCTTGCATCTGTTAGCTTTTTGCTGTTGGGAGGAATCTTGACTAAATTTGTAACATTTGAGTTGCCCAAAACCCCAGAAGTTCTCTTTACAGGAGTATGCTTCTTAACTGTTTTGTCAGCATCATCTGAAGGAGCACTTGCGGTGCTCTTCCTAGCAGCTTTCTGAATCACACTGGCATCTCTGTGTGACACTTTCTCATCCATTGGTGATTTTCGTCTAGGAGTCTGCATATTAAAAATGGACATATTATCTTTTTAACATTTTGAGGAAAATAAGTGGCAAATGCAAATGGGGGAAAAAGAAGAATGACATCACATTTCCTTGCTACGCACGATGTTATAGATGAGACACTAATAAACAGACATGATGGGATACAGGTTCTATTATTTATTGACACTGGAAATTCTAAAAGTTGAACCAGCCTCGAGAAAGTAGTGAATATCACTGATCCTTATCACATACTCAAGTTAAATGCATAGGGTGCAATTATCAATATAACCAACGGAGAGTCAATGTATTACATACCACAGGGATCTTGTTATCAGACTTCCTGTCAGGTTTCACAGTCTTTGATTCTGAATTGCCTTTTCCTTTAATATCCATGTTTCCTTCCCAGCTTCTTCTTAAGGCCTTTGGCCCTGATCCAATACTCAACACAGAGCTACTGATCGGATTACTGGCAGAGGACTTCCTCCCGGCAGTAGTAACCTTCAAAACAGAAGCAGCCTTTTCTAACAAGGAAAGCCTAGAAGATGATGCTTTTTCAGCCCCTTTTACTTTGTTTCTCTGTTTCAGATCATTAGAGAATCTGTCGAATGATGCAGGTAGAGAATAGACACTGGTTGGAGATGAAGGTGTTGACCGAGTAATAGCTGGTTTCACCTTTGATCTAACTGATTCCTTCTTACCACCAATCCCATTCAAAGCTTGTTTTGACAGTGAAGAGTTTGATTTGGTTAGCACCGGCTTCTTATTTTCCGGCCCAGTAGGCTTGCgtgatgcatttattttctCCAATTTGCTTGTTTCCTTTTCTAGAGACAAGCTGCTGGCATCCTTCAATCCATTTGATGGTTGCGTCCTCTTGCTGCCATGAAAATTCGAGGAGCTGGTTAGCACAAGATCCTCAGGTGTGCCAACACAAGCATGGCGACCAGGAACTGGCCGAACTCCTCTAAGGATGGGAACTGGAGTGGCTGCCTCTAGGCGGTCCACATGGATGAACTGACCCAACTGAATCTTGTCGCTCAAGATGAGATCATGCTGCTCCTCTGGAAGGGAAACATAGGTCGCATGGGATGAATCCGACACCTTGAGGTAGAACCCTTGATTGGTAAAAAGATCGCTCCCGGCGAGTGCTGGAACAATGCTGACAACCTGGAGGAGCGAGGACCGATGCTCTCCGGCGACTTTAACATCGGTGTTCATATGCTGCAGGAGCTTCACAAGGACACCAGGTACCAATGAAGCCATTGTCGTAACTCCTTAAGCGCATTACTCTGCACAAACCCACAATGGAATTATCAAAATAAAGGCATGGAAAAATGGAACTAGATCTGGCAGGCAGTCTGGTTATTCCTAACAAAAGTGAAACCCAACACCCCCTGAATACAATAAAGGTTGCAACTTTTTCGTGGGTGTAATGTGCAGAAACCTGGCTCACAAGGCACTGCGGATTGCATTTACTACTCATACCAAGAATCACAGGGCAATGCAAGTACGGGATGGAATCTTAAGAATGCACAGCGGCAACCAATAATTTCAAAAAGGGTACGAAGAAGAAAATCGAGCAAGAAATGCTCGGGGGCAAACATTAGTTTCAGAAAGCATACTAGGAAGAAAATTGAGCAAACCAATCCAATGGAAATGACCGAAGTGCCCAGAATCGTCCTGAAACGCGCGCGTCGGTGAAAATGCAAGAGATGACGCTGCTAGGAATGAAGGTTAGGGAGTACGTCTGGGGAGTATGTGTCTTTGCTTGTAAGGAATTGAATTGGGTCCGAACCGAAACATACTCAACAAACACCAAGAGATACTTAACAATCATGGCATCAAATTCAATGTGGGCGGCGGTGGTCCTGTCGTTTCCAAGCCAGCTTTTCTCACGacaagaaaatcttgaaaaGAGAGAGAGCAGTGAGAAAGTGGAAGAACATCACCAACCAAAATCTTGCGCAAAGTACTACCACTGGTGGTTGCCCTATCAATTCCGGCAACCTTAAACAACCGCCAAATTCGAAGCAAAGCGATTAGCAGAGGGGTAACAAGGAGCAGACACTTCGCAATCAACCGTCCGCTTCATTCTTCAGGCTTCAGCCCTCCAACCACATACCAGCAAAGAGAAATCTTCCAGGGGAATTCGGTCCCTGGCGTGGCAAGCGCTGGAACAGGAAAGGGGAGGGAGAAACCTCGgaacgcggggggggggggggggggggggaccacTGATTAGCATCACGACACGAGGAATCGGAGGAAGAAAGCGAACCTCTCAGCGGAACTCCAGGCGCCAAAGCGgtcactccgccgccgccgctctcttccAAGGAGGAGCAGCCGGGGGAACCCGGTGCGCTGGGGCGGGGTTGTCCTTCCGCCGGCACCACTCGCGCCGGGACACTCGGCGCGCAGCTCCGCCCACCGCTGCTTCGCTGAGGAGCCGAGACGGGACCCCGGAAGGCGCAGCGGCGGCACTTGTGGGCTTGTGGCCGCGGCCTTGTAGGAGCTGGAGCGCGGGGCAGGGCGCGACGGCGCagagggagggggcgcggcgcggctgccCCCTCGTCACATCCGAGAGAACCAACAAGTCAAGGATTCTCCTCCCGCTCCGGACCTCAGGTCtccactccctccctccctttggCTCGCTCCGGCCCTGGACCGCTCCGTTGGCCGCGCCTGCCCGCTCGCTCGGGAGAACCAGAGCGAGACGAGTCTCTCCCTTTCCCCTCCTCCTTGCCTGGGGTGGAGTGGAGAGATCgcagcgagagagagagagagtgggggggCCAGCTAGCAGTAGTAACCGTAGCGAGCTGACAGCCTGACACACGCAAGCCAGCCCAGCCAGCGGGCGCGTCGTCGTCCACTGTGCTTGCGCGCGGAGCAGCAGGGCAGTCACCCCTCGTGGGCGGCCTGCCCTGCCTCTGCCTGCGTGGTGTGCggtgcaggaggcggcggtAGTGGGTGACGGGGGGTGACTGGGTGGTCGTAACGGGAAATGTTGCGGTGAGCCGTTGCTTTCCTCGGGCGGGCCAGGGGCAAGCGCGCAAGCTGGAGGGGAGACGGGGAGAGCCCCCATTCTTTATTCACCCAACACCTTTACTATCCGCTCGAGGAGAAACGGAGAAAGAAACGAAGAAAAGAGAGCGAGCCTGCCTTGTGATCTTTGCCCAAATCTCGCGCGAGTTCGCTCCGCGGAATTCCGACCGGGGCAGCCGAATCCAAATCCGCGCCCCGTTGCGTTACGGGGGTGAAGCTCCTGAGCCAGCCCGGCGCTGCCAACGGCCCGGATGGAAATGATTAGCGGCGGCGATAATATAATGATGGCGACGAGGGCAGCGGAGCCGGCGAGGGATTGGCACCCCGTAaccacccccaccccccgcgTAATGCCGCGCCGGCCGGTGGATTACACGTAGTGATCATCAGTCGGTACGGCTACTAGTCGTCGACACGGGACAGAATAGTATTCTGCCTGCGTGTCCACCTGCCGTCGTCGTGCGCTGGAGCCGGCCCGGCCTGCCATTCCTTCCTTGTATAGctctgtttagttcctaaaaaaatttctatagTACCTGTCACGTCGAATATTCGAAcatatgcatggaacattaaatgtagttaaaaaataactaattacacaacctagctgattagtacgagatgaatcttttaaatttaattagtttataattggacattatttatcaaataacaataaaatatactacagtaccaaaacccaaattttttcgcgaactaaataGGGAGTACCCACCAACCGCTGGTGCTAGGCGCTAGCTCGTGCCGCAACGGTGAGCCATGTGCCCCAGCTTACAAGAGTTCGTTAGCCTGCTCCCGGCCAGCCAAGTGGCAGCGCGCGGTACTCGTACCTGCGTGGTCCGTCGCCACTTGTTCTCTTCCCGTTCCCCCTACCATGccggaggtggggggggggggggcgaagaGTGTTGAGAACCTGGGTGCTAGCGGATTTCACGCGGAACTTCCGTTCCATACGATTTGCAGAACGATCAATGTTTCTGGCATCCAAGTCGTCGCAGGCATGTGCGCATGTCTCCAAGACTCCGACTCCCTGGCTCGGCCTAAACTCATCGAGCCGGGGGAGAGGAACTCCTGCGCTCACGAGTTGCCCCGGGCCGTGGCCCACTTACAGGGACCTGCCGAAAGGGACGGCGGCGACTGCAGCCAGCGACCGAGTGAAGGGTGCGGTCCTGCGGTTGGTGTGGATACCGTACGCCTTTCGGGCCGTTCGTGCG
This window contains:
- the LOC120684086 gene encoding proteoglycan 4-like — protein: MASLVPGVLVKLLQHMNTDVKVAGEHRSSLLQVVSIVPALAGSDLFTNQGFYLKVSDSSHATYVSLPEEQHDLILSDKIQLGQFIHVDRLEAATPVPILRGVRPVPGRHACVGTPEDLVLTSSSNFHGSKRTQPSNGLKDASSLSLEKETSKLEKINASRKPTGPENKKPVLTKSNSSLSKQALNGIGGKKESVRSKVKPAITRSTPSSPTSVYSLPASFDRFSNDLKQRNKVKGAEKASSSRLSLLEKAASVLKVTTAGRKSSASNPISSSVLSIGSGPKALRRSWEGNMDIKGKGNSESKTVKPDRKSDNKIPVTPRRKSPMDEKVSHRDASVIQKAARKSTASAPSDDADKTVKKHTPVKRTSGVLGNSNVTNLVKIPPNSKKLTDASTSWTSLPPSLAKLGKELLRYRESAQMAAVEAMQEASAAESLLRCLSSYAEVSSTAEEQNPQPAVEQFLTLHAALSRATVITDTLAKPTTTSASSPDRSAASDAGTVASTTDEEAAAVAAERRRRATSWVSAALATDLSAFGLYNLKPAPATVSSPLAVVVVDESSKPAAAAATPTKSSPSPKSRMSPAKGKARTGPGATAAAAALTTKPAPPEWERGGGAEERGELARRLGEESRGWFLGFVERFLDADVAAAAPWDRERAARMLPQLKRVNDWLGEIGKRSEAPTPPHSEADGEATAASTAPVAANGCCGVPEETIERLRKKIYEYLLTNVDSAAAMLGGGGGPTPPANGKKG